The DNA sequence GCTCCCAATTCCTCTTTCGGATGGGAAAGGGTCGTCAGCTTGATGCTGCCCGCCGTGCTCAAGAACGAGTCATCGTTGCCGACCACCGAATAATCCTCCGGGACCCGTTTCCCCATGTCAGCAAGCGCTTGGATCAAGCCCTGCGCCACTTCATCATTGTAGCAGACGATGCCGGTGACTTCCTGATCGCTCGCCAGTTTCTCCCGAATCGTCTGGAAAACTTGCCCCTTCGTTTCGGTCGTGTAAGTATAAACGTTTTTCGGATCGAAATTTGTCCGCATCTCTTCGTGGGCTTTGATGAAACCTTTCATCCGGTACTTCCCTTGCAGGTCGTCGATCTTCGTGATCAGCGCCAAATGCTGATGGCCCTGCTCGAATAGATGTTTCGTGGCAAGGTAGCCCGCTTTCGTGTCATTGACGCAAATGAAAGGGACCGAAAGTTCTTCATAGTAGGCATTGATCATGACGACCGGTATGCCGCGTTCCTTGAAGGAAAGGTAATAAGCCAAATTCGGATTGTATTGGTTACTTTTTGTCGGTTCCACGATCAGTCCCGAAACACCTTGGCTGAGCATCTGTTCCAGACACTCCCGCTCCTGATCGACGTCGTTGTTCGTGCTCGCCAGCAGCAAAGAGTAGCCATTCTCCCGCAACTTCTGCTCGATGCCGCGGATGATCGACGGGAAAATATAGTCCGACAGATAAGTCGTGATGACGCCGATCGTTTTGCTGGATGACACCCCGTCACCACGCCTCTGATACGTGTCGTCGACATAGGTCCCGGAACCTTTCTCCTTGCGCAGAAAGCCTTCATTCACCAGCAAGGCGATCGCTTCCCGGACGGTATGGCGGCTGACCCCATAGTCCTTCTGCAGCTGCAGTTCGG is a window from the uncultured Trichococcus sp. genome containing:
- a CDS encoding GntR family transcriptional regulator, producing MKTKYQVIADEIRSKILSNEFVVGKVIPPELQLQKDYGVSRHTVREAIALLVNEGFLRKEKGSGTYVDDTYQRRGDGVSSSKTIGVITTYLSDYIFPSIIRGIEQKLRENGYSLLLASTNNDVDQERECLEQMLSQGVSGLIVEPTKSNQYNPNLAYYLSFKERGIPVVMINAYYEELSVPFICVNDTKAGYLATKHLFEQGHQHLALITKIDDLQGKYRMKGFIKAHEEMRTNFDPKNVYTYTTETKGQVFQTIREKLASDQEVTGIVCYNDEVAQGLIQALADMGKRVPEDYSVVGNDDSFLSTAGSIKLTTLSHPKEELGAAAAEWIMLAVQQEVTGNKIFEPELIIRDSVKRI